A single window of uncultured Methanospirillum sp. DNA harbors:
- a CDS encoding nitrogenase component 1 has translation MKFAVYGKGGIGKSTISANISASLAEDGMKVLQIGCDPKHDSTRLLLGDTIPRTVMDYAKQTIPGHRRLEDILFRGYRGVACVEAGGPEPGVGCAGRGIITMFELLSNLGLNSHQFDVTLYDVLGDVVCGGFAVPVREEYADAVVVVTSGEYMSLYAANNILKGIQNFTSETGRIAGIIFNERGLDDEEVRVVRFANAVSLPIIAHIPKSTLFAQAEKEGKTILELFPESREASIFRDLSDHIRKIRTGSGDCLYTGSPLSDPDLEHLLLERKLTHTVESYGPILASEKPKALEYSSSVRNKRPLIGCAFAGAVVVTTQFTDAATIMHAPTSCSLMIREKIIGTEMRITRISKVPYHGSSAESLFCTNLSDNEFIHGGEESLTRVLEEVIDKGYSWIFIIPSCVPGLNGDRVRYVIDQMKEKKPGVEIIVIQADGNIAGDFTQGMILTYQEIFQHLPPMTRTTGDRSVTLVGERVFAPGEERNIRVIEKLLNHLVVTLNCRLLCRCSVKSLRKAHDSSLFLPIDHNDYSGSIRTFIESTYHRPFLNYPLPVGRIETEIWLRAVADVFDRKDCADMMIRDAWIEYEKKLLRSREILKGKTVLITTQRRSIDWILDLAIDLGMNVLRVGILYSPFNDTFQSRYEKTIDFCYDYDLQKRLTDIRVLKPDLVLYTYPSLSPEEHAKSDLIPYSPGLGFFAGIRWAERWSRIIKLPNSEGWRKDGGMT, from the coding sequence ATGAAGTTTGCAGTATATGGAAAAGGAGGGATTGGAAAATCCACCATCTCGGCTAATATTTCTGCATCGCTTGCTGAAGATGGTATGAAGGTTCTTCAGATTGGGTGCGATCCTAAACATGACTCGACACGCCTCCTGCTTGGTGATACTATCCCAAGAACCGTTATGGATTATGCAAAGCAGACAATCCCCGGGCACCGTCGTCTTGAAGATATTCTTTTCAGAGGATACCGGGGAGTCGCCTGTGTTGAGGCAGGCGGACCTGAACCCGGTGTTGGATGTGCAGGGCGGGGTATCATCACCATGTTTGAACTCCTGTCAAATCTGGGTCTCAATTCTCATCAATTTGATGTTACTCTGTATGATGTACTTGGAGATGTGGTGTGCGGGGGATTTGCAGTTCCTGTCAGAGAAGAGTATGCCGATGCTGTGGTTGTGGTGACATCAGGTGAGTACATGTCTCTGTACGCTGCAAACAACATTCTCAAAGGGATCCAGAATTTTACATCTGAAACAGGGAGAATTGCAGGAATCATCTTCAATGAGCGGGGATTAGATGACGAAGAGGTACGGGTTGTAAGGTTTGCAAACGCAGTATCCCTCCCAATTATTGCTCACATTCCTAAGAGTACTCTATTTGCGCAGGCAGAGAAAGAAGGAAAGACGATCCTGGAACTCTTCCCTGAGTCCAGGGAAGCTTCTATCTTTAGAGATCTTTCTGATCATATCAGAAAGATCAGGACCGGGTCAGGTGACTGCCTGTATACCGGCAGCCCACTATCTGATCCTGACCTCGAACACCTGCTCCTTGAGCGAAAACTTACTCATACAGTAGAATCTTATGGGCCTATTTTGGCTTCAGAAAAACCAAAGGCTTTAGAATACTCTTCATCGGTTAGGAATAAACGACCACTTATTGGATGCGCATTTGCCGGTGCAGTAGTAGTGACAACTCAGTTTACCGATGCAGCAACGATAATGCATGCACCTACCAGTTGTTCTCTCATGATCAGGGAGAAGATTATCGGCACCGAGATGAGAATAACCCGAATCTCAAAAGTTCCGTATCATGGTTCAAGTGCAGAATCACTGTTTTGTACCAATCTTTCTGACAATGAATTTATCCATGGGGGAGAGGAATCCCTGACACGTGTTTTAGAAGAAGTAATTGACAAAGGATACTCCTGGATCTTCATCATACCTTCCTGTGTACCGGGTCTGAATGGTGACCGGGTCCGATATGTTATAGATCAGATGAAAGAAAAAAAACCTGGAGTCGAGATCATTGTAATTCAGGCTGATGGTAACATAGCCGGAGATTTTACCCAGGGAATGATTCTGACATACCAGGAGATATTTCAGCATCTTCCTCCCATGACACGGACAACAGGTGATCGCTCGGTTACCCTGGTAGGAGAACGAGTCTTTGCTCCAGGAGAAGAACGAAATATCAGGGTGATCGAAAAACTTTTGAATCATCTTGTAGTAACCCTAAATTGCCGCTTACTCTGCCGTTGTTCTGTGAAGTCACTCAGAAAAGCACATGATTCGTCACTCTTTCTTCCTATTGATCATAACGATTACTCGGGAAGTATCAGGACGTTCATAGAGTCAACATATCATCGGCCGTTCCTCAACTACCCCCTTCCAGTTGGGCGTATTGAGACTGAAATCTGGTTACGTGCAGTGGCAGATGTCTTTGATCGTAAGGATTGTGCTGATATGATGATCCGGGATGCATGGATTGAGTATGAAAAGAAGCTCCTCAGGTCAAGGGAGATTCTGAAAGGGAAAACAGTTCTGATAACAACACAACGCCGATCAATCGACTGGATTCTGGATCTGGCTATTGATCTCGGGATGAATGTTTTACGAGTAGGTATACTGTATTCACCGTTTAATGACACCTTTCAATCACGATACGAGAAGACGATAGATTTCTGTTATGACTATGATCTACAGAAACGCTTGACAGATATCAGGGTTCTGAAACCTGATCTGGTGCTCTATACCTATCCATCCCTTTCACCAGAAGAACATGCAAAGAGCGATCTTATTCCATACTCTCCGGGTCTCGGTTTTTTTGCAGGAATCAGGTGGGCTGAGCGATGGAGTCGGATAATCAAACTCCCGAACAGTGAAGGATGGAGGAAG
- a CDS encoding PAS domain S-box protein — translation MLSILYVDDDPLLRDLTRRYLERDDGVHVDVAPDVFIGLQKFSSGRYDAIVSDYEMPFRDGISFLQEIRSSGETIPFILFTGRGREDVAISALNNGADFYLQKGAGSCQYTELLNMIHTAVDRHRAREEIAKAHQMMKDIISHLPDPTFAVDLNGKVIAWNEAIEELSGISAHDMMGLGDYAYAIPFYGEKRPLILDYLLRPHDDIGKNYKKPEKTEKGYTGSTTCTINGVKKTFWVKATRFSDPKGNLSGAIESIRDTTKRVRLLHTLQNSRNHFENIIEHLPDPTFAIDKNGSVIAWNRAMELFTGNRKAEILGATDRAYASAIYGDKRDTLVDYLVHGASVDYSRYTSVEVGRCNISGYACIPSSFQTGDRIVWVVAGMLSDQEGQPYGAIVTIRDISHIMAIEEELKKKQETLESSYEELAVSQEELRESYETLYEWKRLLEESELKYRTLVENSNDAVFLIQDSRYIYVNPTCSTISGYSEGDLYDLDIWKTITPADRPALRSQVQMVMDGITGHLRYETSIQARDGSTKMIEFVLARIQYNGRTALLGRGRDVTVRIRAERALIQANQKLHLLSSITRHDIKNHLTSLQAALSIVNEYNTGEDTEVLINIANRSVQNIDQAISFTALYQDIGISEPVWSDLQESFSSYADLARSADIEFHILLTFPIEVSVDPLFSRVCYNLIENCIRHGGSVKTITVSSHMSGDILLIHIADDGEGVADEEKKKIFLRGHGRNTGMGLFLVREILKITEIEISEIGRKGEGAIFEMVIPSGRYRHVSISQNKTENSSIINMDPLVSEKSK, via the coding sequence ATGCTTTCCATACTTTATGTTGATGATGATCCACTCCTTCGTGACCTGACCCGTCGCTATCTTGAGCGTGATGACGGTGTTCATGTGGATGTTGCGCCAGATGTTTTCATCGGGCTTCAAAAGTTCTCATCCGGTCGGTATGATGCAATCGTATCAGATTATGAGATGCCCTTTCGTGATGGAATCTCATTTCTTCAGGAGATTAGGTCATCAGGAGAGACTATTCCGTTCATCCTCTTTACCGGCAGGGGACGGGAAGATGTGGCAATATCTGCACTCAATAATGGGGCTGATTTTTACCTCCAGAAAGGAGCAGGTTCGTGCCAGTATACTGAACTTCTCAACATGATTCATACTGCCGTTGATCGTCACCGTGCGAGAGAGGAGATAGCAAAAGCACACCAGATGATGAAGGACATCATCAGTCATCTACCGGATCCTACTTTTGCAGTTGACCTGAATGGGAAAGTTATTGCCTGGAATGAGGCGATTGAGGAGTTATCAGGAATATCTGCTCACGATATGATGGGTTTGGGCGATTATGCGTATGCGATCCCATTCTATGGAGAGAAACGCCCTCTGATTCTTGATTACCTCCTACGTCCTCACGATGATATCGGTAAAAACTACAAAAAACCAGAAAAAACGGAAAAAGGCTACACCGGGAGTACTACCTGCACCATCAACGGAGTCAAGAAGACGTTCTGGGTGAAGGCTACCCGATTTTCAGATCCCAAGGGAAATCTTTCAGGAGCTATTGAATCCATCCGGGATACAACAAAGCGTGTCAGGCTGCTCCATACACTTCAGAACTCACGGAATCATTTTGAAAATATTATTGAACACCTCCCGGATCCTACCTTTGCAATCGATAAGAATGGATCTGTGATCGCATGGAACCGGGCTATGGAGTTATTCACCGGAAATAGAAAGGCAGAAATTTTGGGCGCAACTGACCGGGCATATGCATCTGCAATCTATGGAGATAAACGGGACACGCTTGTCGATTATCTGGTACACGGAGCCAGTGTAGATTATTCCCGGTATACATCAGTAGAGGTTGGGAGATGCAATATCAGTGGATATGCCTGTATTCCCTCGTCTTTTCAGACGGGGGATCGGATTGTCTGGGTGGTAGCAGGGATGTTATCAGATCAGGAAGGGCAGCCATATGGTGCAATTGTGACGATTCGGGATATCTCCCACATCATGGCAATTGAAGAGGAATTAAAAAAGAAGCAAGAGACACTTGAGAGTTCATATGAAGAACTGGCAGTTTCGCAGGAGGAATTGCGTGAAAGTTATGAGACACTATATGAATGGAAGAGACTGCTTGAAGAGAGTGAACTCAAGTATCGGACTCTGGTAGAAAACAGTAACGACGCGGTATTTCTGATACAGGACTCCCGGTACATCTACGTAAATCCCACATGTTCAACGATATCAGGGTACTCTGAAGGAGATCTCTACGATCTGGATATCTGGAAGACTATCACTCCGGCTGATAGGCCTGCCCTTCGATCCCAGGTTCAGATGGTTATGGACGGAATTACAGGCCATTTGCGGTATGAGACATCGATTCAGGCGAGAGATGGATCAACAAAGATGATTGAATTTGTTTTAGCTCGTATTCAGTATAATGGCAGAACAGCCCTTCTTGGAAGGGGAAGAGATGTCACTGTTCGCATCCGGGCTGAACGTGCACTTATTCAGGCTAACCAGAAACTGCATCTCCTCTCTTCTATTACCAGACATGACATCAAGAATCATCTGACCTCTCTTCAGGCTGCTCTGTCGATCGTGAACGAATATAACACCGGGGAGGATACCGAAGTTCTCATCAATATCGCTAATAGGTCAGTGCAGAATATCGATCAGGCGATCTCCTTTACAGCTCTGTATCAGGACATCGGGATATCAGAGCCAGTATGGTCTGATCTTCAGGAATCATTTTCTTCATATGCGGACCTGGCTCGTTCTGCAGACATTGAGTTTCACATTCTTCTCACCTTCCCAATAGAGGTATCTGTGGATCCTCTCTTTTCCCGGGTATGTTACAATCTCATTGAGAATTGTATCAGGCATGGGGGGTCTGTAAAGACCATTACAGTCTCATCCCATATGAGTGGAGATATCCTTCTGATTCATATCGCAGATGATGGGGAAGGAGTGGCCGACGAGGAGAAGAAGAAGATCTTTCTCAGAGGGCATGGAAGAAATACCGGGATGGGTCTCTTTCTCGTTCGCGAAATTCTCAAGATCACAGAGATAGAGATTTCGGAGATTGGAAGAAAGGGAGAAGGTGCTATCTTTGAGATGGTAATTCCGTCTGGCAGGTATCGGCATGTCAGCATCTCACAGAATAAAACTGAAAATTCATCAATCATCAATATGGATCCCCTGGTATCTGAAAAAAGTAAGTGA
- a CDS encoding cob(I)yrinic acid a,c-diamide adenosyltransferase gives MTGSISTHHPPAYSNTTGGQIGLSQSCSSSLKDRLARQGYVQIYCGTGKGKTTAALGLSMRILLTGGSVFFAQFFKGIKTAELGLCALCDRFVIEQYGTGNFVSGLPGPGEIAAVHRGMKHCHDVLRSGCFDLVVLDEILMCVAYQVITTEELLALIEVRKPHVEVVLTGRKAPAELLQAAHLVTEMKKIKHYYDNGVRAREGIEF, from the coding sequence ATGACAGGAAGCATCAGCACACACCATCCACCAGCATACTCCAATACCACCGGGGGGCAGATTGGACTTTCTCAATCCTGCTCCTCATCTCTGAAAGATCGTTTGGCCAGGCAGGGGTATGTTCAGATTTACTGTGGTACAGGGAAAGGGAAGACGACTGCAGCGCTCGGCCTTTCCATGAGAATTTTACTGACCGGAGGTTCGGTCTTCTTTGCTCAGTTCTTCAAAGGGATTAAAACAGCAGAACTTGGACTCTGTGCTCTTTGTGATCGGTTTGTGATAGAGCAGTACGGGACTGGAAATTTTGTGTCAGGACTCCCGGGTCCGGGTGAGATTGCGGCTGTACATCGAGGGATGAAACACTGCCATGATGTTCTCAGATCAGGGTGTTTTGATCTGGTTGTTCTGGATGAGATTCTGATGTGTGTTGCATATCAGGTTATTACTACTGAAGAACTTCTGGCTCTGATTGAGGTGAGAAAACCCCATGTTGAGGTGGTGTTAACCGGAAGAAAGGCTCCTGCAGAATTGCTTCAAGCAGCTCATCTTGTTACTGAAATGAAAAAGATCAAGCATTACTATGATAATGGAGTCAGAGCCCGGGAAGGTATTGAGTTCTGA